Proteins encoded in a region of the Acidobacteriota bacterium genome:
- a CDS encoding polymer-forming cytoskeletal protein has protein sequence MPNRRLRLLDRYPGATQWSDDVTVVGHGMTVEGELSSEGTIVIAGRVVGPVSSGTLVRVMQGAVVEGSIRAKCVLVEGAVDGEIGVQDQFELAESGRVRGDVTGPRIAVAEGAYLKGRLRATAGTVHRFRERRNR, from the coding sequence ATGCCGAACCGCAGATTGAGGCTTCTCGACCGCTATCCGGGCGCGACCCAGTGGTCGGACGACGTGACGGTCGTCGGCCACGGGATGACGGTGGAAGGGGAGCTGTCCTCGGAGGGCACCATCGTCATCGCCGGGCGCGTGGTCGGCCCGGTCTCCTCGGGAACCCTGGTCCGCGTCATGCAGGGAGCGGTCGTCGAGGGTTCGATCCGGGCGAAGTGCGTGCTGGTCGAAGGGGCGGTCGACGGGGAGATCGGCGTCCAGGACCAGTTCGAGCTCGCGGAGAGCGGACGGGTCCGGGGGGACGTCACCGGACCCCGGATCGCCGTCGCCGAAGGCGCCTATCTCAAGGGGCGGCTGCGGGCCACCGCCGGAACGGTCCACCGCTTCCGGGAGCGCCGGAACCGATAG
- a CDS encoding DoxX family protein, whose amino-acid sequence MKRWIDLGARVLLGLIFFVFGLNGFLHFLPMPELAGPARSMMEALAGTGYFFPVLKLVETISGAALLADLFVPLALVLLAPVVVQIALFHLFLDPAGLPLAAVIVVLEAYLGFGVYRERFAGVLRPR is encoded by the coding sequence ATGAAGCGCTGGATCGACCTCGGAGCGCGGGTCCTGCTCGGGCTGATCTTCTTCGTCTTCGGACTGAACGGCTTCCTGCACTTCCTGCCGATGCCCGAGCTGGCGGGGCCGGCGCGCTCGATGATGGAGGCGCTCGCCGGGACCGGCTACTTCTTCCCCGTTCTGAAGCTGGTGGAGACGATCTCCGGCGCGGCCCTCCTCGCGGATCTCTTCGTTCCGCTGGCCCTCGTGCTCCTGGCGCCGGTCGTGGTGCAGATCGCGCTGTTCCACCTCTTTCTCGACCCGGCCGGCCTCCCCCTGGCCGCCGTGATCGTCGTCCTCGAGGCCTATCTCGGATTCGGGGTGTACCGGGAGCGATTCGCCGGCGTCCTGCGGCCGCGATGA